Proteins encoded in a region of the Agarivorans sp. Alg241-V36 genome:
- the murB gene encoding UDP-N-acetylmuramate dehydrogenase — protein sequence MSVVSSIQSDVDLSSYNTFGLAAKAKYFAELKHAEDIAELITWACTKKLSWMVIGGGSNLLLLEDFCGLVIVNQIRGIQVAENHECYIIKAAAGEDWHQFVQWTIEQGMPGLENLALIPGTVGASPVQNIGAYGIELADVCSEVEFYSLLTNSKQILSNMQCQFAYRDSIFKAKLKDQVLISKVTFELSKSWAAKRNYGGLKMLAEGVSAQAVFDEVCKMRISKLPDPKRLGNAGSFFKNPLVSQDHLSSLLSRYPEMPNYQASKGQSKLAAGWLIDKLGLKGFSIGGAAVHQDQALVLVNKANAEAEDILALCRHIRQQVWQAFDVLLEPEVRFISHSGEIEPSAVLGKPNDTE from the coding sequence ATGAGTGTTGTTTCCTCAATACAAAGCGATGTTGATTTAAGTTCTTATAACACCTTCGGTTTAGCGGCTAAGGCTAAGTATTTTGCAGAGCTTAAGCATGCTGAAGACATTGCTGAATTGATTACTTGGGCTTGCACCAAGAAGCTTTCTTGGATGGTGATTGGCGGTGGGTCTAACTTACTACTACTAGAAGACTTTTGTGGCTTAGTAATAGTAAATCAGATTCGCGGTATACAAGTCGCTGAAAATCACGAATGCTACATCATCAAAGCAGCCGCAGGAGAAGATTGGCACCAGTTCGTGCAATGGACTATCGAACAAGGAATGCCAGGCCTAGAGAATCTAGCGCTTATCCCCGGAACAGTGGGGGCGTCGCCAGTACAAAACATTGGAGCCTATGGCATTGAGTTGGCCGATGTATGTAGTGAAGTTGAGTTTTATTCCCTGCTGACTAACAGCAAGCAAATACTTAGCAATATGCAATGCCAATTTGCCTATCGAGACAGCATTTTTAAAGCTAAGTTAAAAGATCAAGTTCTCATCAGTAAGGTTACCTTTGAGCTTAGTAAGTCCTGGGCAGCAAAACGGAATTATGGTGGTTTGAAAATGCTAGCCGAAGGCGTCAGTGCTCAGGCAGTGTTTGACGAGGTGTGCAAAATGCGTATTAGTAAACTTCCAGACCCTAAGCGTTTAGGCAATGCAGGCAGCTTTTTTAAGAATCCGCTCGTTAGCCAAGACCATCTTTCAAGTTTGTTATCTCGCTACCCAGAAATGCCAAATTACCAAGCTAGTAAGGGGCAATCTAAGTTAGCTGCAGGTTGGCTAATTGATAAACTCGGCCTAAAAGGTTTTTCAATAGGTGGCGCAGCGGTGCATCAGGATCAGGCTTTAGTCTTGGTTAACAAAGCAAATGCTGAGGCAGAAGATATCCTCGCGCTATGTCGCCATATTCGCCAGCAAGTGTGGCAAGCCTTTGATGTATTACTAGAGCCAGAAGTACGTTTTATTAGTCACTCTGGTGAGATAGAACCAAGCGCGGTGTTAGGTAAGCCCAATGACACCGAGTAA
- the coaA gene encoding type I pantothenate kinase yields MPATYTTAPHAFSYLDFEREAWSTLRQSVPLTLTEDDLESIRGINEALSLPQVVDIYLPLSRLLNLYVKARQDRREVLANFLGSGQHVPYIIGVSGSVAGGKSTTSRILQALLQRWPEHPKVDIVTTDGFLFPNEELEARGLMQRKGFPESYDQKALVDFVAALKSGEESVAAPVYSHLSYNIVKDKQIKVEQPDIVILEGLNVLQSARDYPNQPRQVFVSDYLDFSIFVDAEPELLETWYIERFQKLRASAFTHPNNYFHHYAQLDESGAAKIAKQIWSSINHVNLIENILPTRERADLILEKSANHEVSRVRLRK; encoded by the coding sequence ATGCCAGCAACTTATACCACCGCGCCGCATGCGTTTAGTTATTTAGATTTTGAACGCGAAGCTTGGTCAACACTCCGTCAATCAGTACCTCTCACTCTTACCGAAGATGACCTTGAAAGCATTCGTGGTATTAACGAAGCCTTGTCCTTGCCTCAGGTTGTCGATATTTATCTGCCATTATCTCGCTTGCTCAATCTTTACGTGAAAGCGCGCCAAGATCGCCGAGAAGTTTTAGCTAACTTTTTGGGAAGTGGCCAACACGTGCCTTATATCATTGGTGTTTCTGGCAGTGTTGCTGGCGGTAAAAGCACCACTTCACGGATTCTCCAAGCCCTACTTCAGCGGTGGCCCGAGCACCCAAAAGTCGACATTGTTACTACCGACGGTTTCCTATTTCCTAACGAAGAGTTAGAAGCGCGTGGTTTGATGCAACGTAAGGGTTTCCCTGAAAGTTACGACCAAAAGGCTTTGGTCGACTTTGTGGCGGCGCTTAAGTCCGGAGAAGAAAGTGTTGCGGCTCCAGTTTACTCTCACCTTTCTTACAACATTGTAAAAGATAAGCAGATTAAAGTTGAGCAGCCAGATATCGTAATTCTTGAAGGCTTAAACGTTTTGCAATCAGCTCGAGATTACCCCAATCAACCTCGGCAAGTATTTGTTTCCGATTACTTAGACTTTTCGATTTTTGTCGACGCCGAGCCAGAGCTATTAGAAACCTGGTATATCGAACGCTTTCAAAAGCTCCGCGCGAGTGCGTTTACTCACCCTAATAACTATTTTCACCATTACGCTCAGCTTGATGAAAGCGGTGCAGCGAAGATCGCTAAGCAAATCTGGTCGTCAATTAACCACGTCAACTTGATAGAGAATATTCTTCCTACCAGAGAACGCGCTGATTTGATTCTTGAAAAAAGTGCTAACCACGAAGTAAGCCGGGTGCGTTTAAGAAAATGA
- the birA gene encoding bifunctional biotin--[acetyl-CoA-carboxylase] ligase/biotin operon repressor BirA → MTPSKPYQLISWLSSGEFCSGESLAQQLEVSRTTVASYIKQYSALGVDIYSVKGKGYRLSEPLSLLDAKALEQSLPSNQPLVFDQVDSTNAWLMNNIDTVEHGQVVLAEYQSAGRGRRGRAWQTPYAGQLCMSLLWRLQDGIEAAMGLSLAVGLAIVEALEKAGFEDLGLKWPNDIYLGGKKLGGVLIELQGHANSEVSLVVGLGVNIRVASLQAEQIDQAFAQLETNAKSTVNRTELAVAIVESLNQMFEIFSLQGFAALQQRWNRYDVFANKDVSLRFSEDRQLKGKAKGVDQQGQLLLEIDGQQQAFMAGEVSLRGQ, encoded by the coding sequence ATGACACCGAGTAAGCCCTACCAGTTAATTAGTTGGCTCTCATCTGGCGAATTCTGCTCAGGGGAGAGCTTGGCACAGCAGCTCGAGGTTTCTCGCACCACGGTGGCTAGCTATATCAAGCAATACTCGGCCCTAGGTGTAGATATTTACAGTGTAAAGGGTAAAGGCTATCGCTTGTCAGAACCTTTGTCTCTGTTAGATGCCAAAGCTCTAGAGCAGTCGCTGCCCTCCAATCAGCCTCTGGTATTCGACCAGGTTGATTCAACCAATGCATGGTTGATGAACAACATCGACACCGTTGAACACGGCCAAGTGGTTTTGGCGGAATATCAAAGTGCTGGTCGCGGTAGGCGAGGCCGGGCATGGCAAACGCCCTATGCTGGCCAACTTTGTATGTCTTTGTTGTGGCGTTTGCAAGATGGTATTGAAGCGGCCATGGGTTTAAGCCTTGCAGTAGGACTAGCAATTGTAGAGGCATTAGAAAAGGCTGGCTTTGAAGACTTAGGCCTAAAGTGGCCTAACGATATTTATTTAGGTGGTAAAAAGCTTGGTGGAGTATTAATAGAACTACAAGGTCACGCTAATAGCGAAGTGAGCTTAGTGGTTGGTCTTGGGGTGAATATTAGAGTGGCGAGTCTTCAAGCAGAGCAAATTGACCAAGCTTTTGCCCAGTTAGAAACCAATGCTAAGTCCACAGTAAACAGAACTGAGTTAGCTGTAGCCATTGTTGAGTCTTTGAACCAGATGTTCGAGATATTCAGCTTGCAGGGCTTTGCTGCCTTACAACAACGTTGGAATCGTTACGATGTCTTCGCTAATAAAGATGTAAGCTTGCGCTTTTCTGAGGATCGTCAGCTAAAAGGCAAGGCTAAGGGCGTTGATCAGCAAGGCCAATTGTTACTTGAAATAGATGGCCAACAACAGGCATTTATGGCCGGTGAAGTATCGCTACGCGGCCAATAA